One region of Natronorubrum aibiense genomic DNA includes:
- the msrA gene encoding peptide-methionine (S)-S-oxide reductase MsrA, with product MDRTESDATAPSRRDREWDDSPPTDTATATFGLGCFWGPDARFGAMDGVVRTRVGYAGGMTSAPTYHSLGDHTEVVQVVYDPTVVSYDELLEVCWAIHDWGSPAHKRQYRGVVLTHTERQHEAATRQRTALEERAGRSVETMIERLDQFFLAEDYHQKYELRSTPVVGDELAAQYGETFVDSTVIARLNGFVAGHGTPERRAALLETLDLDPQVLAELRRRFRSG from the coding sequence ATGGACAGGACGGAATCGGATGCGACAGCACCGTCACGCCGCGACCGTGAGTGGGACGACTCGCCGCCTACTGACACGGCGACGGCGACGTTCGGGCTGGGCTGTTTCTGGGGGCCTGACGCCCGATTCGGCGCGATGGACGGCGTCGTTCGAACGCGCGTCGGTTACGCCGGTGGGATGACCTCGGCACCGACCTACCACTCCCTCGGCGATCACACCGAAGTCGTGCAGGTCGTGTACGATCCAACCGTGGTGAGCTACGACGAGTTGCTCGAGGTCTGCTGGGCGATCCACGACTGGGGATCGCCGGCACACAAGCGACAGTATCGCGGTGTCGTCCTCACCCACACCGAGCGCCAGCACGAGGCCGCCACGCGCCAACGAACCGCCCTCGAGGAGCGAGCCGGCCGGTCGGTCGAAACCATGATCGAGCGACTCGATCAGTTTTTTCTCGCCGAAGACTACCACCAGAAGTACGAACTCCGCTCGACGCCGGTCGTCGGCGACGAACTCGCGGCGCAGTACGGCGAGACATTCGTCGACTCCACGGTCATCGCACGGCTCAACGGGTTTGTCGCCGGCCACGGAACGCCCGAACGGCGAGCGGCGCTGCTCGAGACGCTGGATCTGGACCCGCAGGTACTCGCGGAACTCCGGCGACGGTTTCGATCGGGATAG
- a CDS encoding FAS1-like dehydratase domain-containing protein, whose product MADLGAMVGDSRVTVEDFRIERGKVEEFARAITDPNPVFRDAAVALELGYDRIPVPLTYARVSTFPRYRADGVDGHGFDLGFEPEYVLHGEQAYEYERPLQVGDVLTGTTTLSDVYQRDGGRAGTMTFAVYETAYRDDADDLVLTERATVIETEGAIQDDAEGDRSDDSSDPDFEPEPKPQTATAESGPGAESGSTVTSIDNIAVGDTGPTVVVDDLSRRQFVEYAGASGDFNPIHYDESYARAAGNDRVFGQGMFTAGVTSRVVTDWVGLESVSSFRVRFQSRVFPGDTIVATGEVVDSQPGDGIVELALETTNQHGEPLLNGTATATFSTDG is encoded by the coding sequence ATGGCCGACCTCGGGGCAATGGTCGGTGACTCGCGGGTCACCGTCGAGGACTTTCGGATCGAGCGGGGTAAAGTCGAGGAGTTCGCGCGGGCGATCACGGACCCGAACCCGGTGTTTCGGGACGCGGCCGTCGCACTCGAGCTCGGCTACGACCGGATTCCGGTCCCGCTGACGTATGCACGAGTCAGCACGTTTCCGCGGTATCGGGCCGATGGCGTCGATGGTCACGGCTTCGACCTCGGCTTCGAACCCGAATACGTCCTCCACGGCGAGCAGGCCTACGAGTACGAACGGCCGTTGCAGGTCGGCGACGTCCTGACGGGGACGACCACCCTTTCTGATGTCTATCAGCGCGACGGCGGCCGGGCCGGAACGATGACCTTCGCCGTCTACGAGACGGCCTACCGGGACGACGCCGACGACCTCGTTCTCACGGAACGGGCGACCGTCATCGAAACGGAGGGGGCCATCCAGGACGACGCAGAAGGCGACAGATCTGACGACTCGAGCGATCCCGATTTCGAACCAGAACCGAAACCCCAGACGGCCACGGCCGAATCCGGACCGGGAGCCGAGAGTGGCTCAACCGTCACGTCCATCGACAATATCGCCGTCGGCGACACCGGACCGACGGTCGTCGTCGACGACCTTTCGCGCCGACAGTTCGTCGAATACGCCGGCGCGAGCGGCGACTTCAACCCGATCCACTACGACGAATCCTACGCCCGCGCGGCCGGCAACGACCGCGTCTTCGGGCAGGGGATGTTTACGGCCGGCGTCACCTCACGGGTCGTCACCGACTGGGTCGGCCTCGAGTCGGTGTCGTCGTTTCGCGTCCGCTTCCAGTCGCGGGTCTTCCCCGGCGATACGATCGTCGCGACCGGCGAGGTCGTCGACAGCCAACCCGGCGACGGCATCGTCGAGTTGGCTCTCGAGACGACGAACCAGCACGGCGAGCCCTTACTGAACGGGACGGCAACGGCGACGTTCTCGACTGACGGCTGA
- a CDS encoding thiolase family protein, which produces MNNAVIVDAVRTPFGKRGGSFRDTHPQDLAAKPLEALAKRNGFEPETVEDVIYGCVTPIDEQGLNIGRLAPMVAGWGDVVPGVQLNRMCGSGQQAVNFAATNIMAGQHDVLIAGGVEHMTRVPLGSDGADGVSGGGAVTDTYFEHFDELTHQGEGAERIAENYGFTREELDELAVDSQRRWGEAWEDGRYDDQVVPVETELEVESESRSDSENRTGSEATRETITVERDEHPRPETDLETLSKLPLSFREEGDGVHHPGNSSGIVDGASALLVTSEAAAEEHGWEPMARITQTEVVGVDPVTMLTGPIPATEGVLEKADMTIGDIDLFEVNEAFASVVAAWLEETGASWEDVNVNGGAIAHGHPLGATGAALLTKLVHELERTGQDTALSTMCIGFGQGIATIVERV; this is translated from the coding sequence ATGAACAATGCAGTCATCGTCGACGCGGTGCGGACCCCATTCGGCAAGCGAGGCGGCTCGTTCCGGGACACACATCCGCAGGATCTGGCAGCGAAACCGCTCGAGGCGCTCGCCAAGCGAAACGGGTTCGAGCCCGAAACGGTCGAGGACGTTATCTACGGCTGTGTCACGCCGATCGACGAGCAGGGGCTCAACATCGGCCGGCTCGCACCGATGGTCGCCGGCTGGGGCGACGTCGTCCCCGGCGTCCAGCTCAATCGGATGTGTGGCTCCGGCCAGCAGGCGGTCAACTTCGCCGCGACAAATATCATGGCCGGCCAACACGACGTGTTGATCGCCGGCGGCGTCGAGCACATGACTCGCGTCCCGTTGGGTTCGGACGGCGCTGACGGTGTCTCCGGCGGTGGTGCCGTCACGGACACCTACTTCGAGCACTTCGACGAACTGACCCACCAGGGCGAAGGGGCCGAACGGATCGCGGAGAACTACGGCTTCACGCGCGAGGAACTGGACGAACTCGCCGTCGACTCCCAGCGCCGCTGGGGTGAGGCCTGGGAAGACGGTCGATACGACGATCAGGTCGTGCCCGTCGAGACCGAACTCGAGGTGGAGAGTGAGTCGCGAAGCGACTCGGAGAATCGAACGGGAAGCGAAGCGACCCGTGAGACAATCACCGTCGAGCGGGACGAACACCCGCGGCCAGAGACCGACCTCGAGACGCTGTCGAAGCTACCGCTGTCCTTCCGCGAGGAAGGTGACGGCGTTCACCATCCGGGGAACTCCTCGGGGATCGTCGACGGCGCTTCGGCGCTGCTGGTCACGAGCGAGGCGGCCGCCGAGGAACACGGCTGGGAGCCGATGGCCCGCATCACCCAGACCGAGGTCGTCGGCGTCGATCCCGTCACGATGCTTACCGGCCCGATTCCGGCAACCGAGGGGGTCCTCGAGAAGGCCGATATGACGATCGGGGACATCGACCTCTTCGAAGTCAACGAGGCGTTCGCGTCAGTCGTCGCCGCCTGGCTCGAGGAAACCGGCGCGTCGTGGGAGGACGTCAACGTCAACGGCGGCGCGATCGCTCACGGCCACCCGCTCGGGGCAACCGGCGCAGCGTTGCTGACGAAGCTCGTGCACGAACTCGAGCGAACGGGCCAGGACACCGCGCTCTCGACGATGTGTATCGGCTTTGGACAG